Proteins encoded within one genomic window of Granulicella pectinivorans:
- a CDS encoding GNAT family N-acetyltransferase, with protein sequence MAVTLRKSKPDDDDLLLRLFAEHKAEEFALLGMGEEQRRFMVTMQYRLRCAGYGADFPAAIQQIVEEDGDPIGHLLLDEGPHGLRIVDIAVAGTHRGRGVGTAVLRTLCERAGSQGRSIRLRVIPHSAAARLYRRLGFVVVSGDEMGEEMIWRSSAIDQ encoded by the coding sequence ATGGCAGTTACACTTCGCAAGAGTAAACCGGACGACGACGACCTGCTCTTGCGCCTGTTCGCTGAACATAAGGCAGAGGAATTTGCCCTGCTCGGCATGGGCGAAGAGCAGCGTCGTTTCATGGTCACCATGCAGTATCGATTGCGATGCGCCGGATACGGAGCGGACTTTCCGGCTGCCATCCAGCAGATAGTCGAGGAGGATGGCGATCCGATTGGCCATCTTCTCCTGGATGAAGGACCGCACGGTTTGCGTATCGTGGATATCGCGGTTGCAGGCACGCATCGAGGCAGAGGAGTGGGAACGGCGGTGCTTCGTACGCTCTGTGAACGTGCCGGCTCCCAGGGGAGATCGATTCGGCTGCGCGTGATTCCACATTCGGCAGCAGCCCGTTTGTACCGACGCCTTGGATTCGTGGTCGTCTCCGGTGACGAAATGGGCGAAGAGATGATCTGGCGAAGTTCAGCTATCGACCAGTGA
- a CDS encoding Nramp family divalent metal transporter: MADLSVRPVLEQNTITEDASMPDIFSSVRISQSPHFWRRLLGFMGPGFLISVGYMDPGNWATDLAGGSRYGYTLLFVIMASNLMAILLQSLSIKLGVASERDLAQACREAYSRPVAIGLWLFAEVAIIACDLAEVIGSAIALQLLFGIPLTLGVLLTGADVLVVLLLQHKGFRYLEALVIVLIGTIAVLFGFEIFLSHPDWAPIVTNLFIPSKSMVTDPAMLYIAIGILGATVMPHNLYLHSSLVQTRDYPRTNEGKREAILFANIDSALALTLALFVNAAILIVAAAVFHRGGHPEVAEIGDAYKLLTPMLGVAGASTIFAIALLASGQNSTITGTLTGQLIMEGFLKMSLPGWQRRLITRSLAIVPAVAVTYLYGEQGTTNLLLLSQVVLSMQLSFAVFPLVIFTSDHRRMGQFVNGTWLKWVSYAVATLIAVLNLWLLIQTFTGR, encoded by the coding sequence ATGGCCGACTTGAGCGTTCGCCCCGTCCTCGAACAAAACACCATTACCGAAGATGCCTCCATGCCGGATATCTTCTCGTCCGTGCGGATCTCGCAGTCGCCTCACTTCTGGCGGCGGCTGCTCGGCTTCATGGGACCGGGCTTCCTCATCTCCGTGGGGTATATGGACCCCGGCAACTGGGCGACTGATCTTGCGGGGGGCTCCCGCTACGGGTACACGTTGCTCTTCGTCATCATGGCCTCAAACCTGATGGCAATTCTTTTACAAAGTCTCTCCATCAAGCTGGGTGTTGCGAGCGAACGGGACCTGGCGCAGGCCTGCCGCGAGGCCTATAGCCGACCCGTGGCGATCGGCCTGTGGCTCTTCGCGGAGGTCGCGATTATCGCCTGCGATCTCGCCGAGGTGATCGGATCCGCCATCGCGCTGCAACTGCTGTTTGGCATCCCTTTGACACTTGGAGTTCTTCTCACCGGAGCCGATGTCCTTGTCGTCCTGCTTCTCCAACACAAGGGGTTTCGTTATCTCGAAGCTCTGGTGATCGTCCTGATCGGCACCATCGCGGTCCTCTTTGGCTTTGAGATCTTCCTCTCGCATCCTGACTGGGCACCGATTGTGACGAATCTCTTCATCCCTTCGAAGAGTATGGTCACCGATCCCGCGATGCTCTATATCGCCATCGGCATCCTCGGCGCGACTGTGATGCCGCACAATCTCTACCTGCACTCGTCTCTTGTCCAGACACGCGACTATCCACGCACGAACGAGGGCAAGCGTGAAGCGATCCTCTTTGCGAACATCGATTCGGCGCTCGCGCTCACGCTTGCCCTCTTTGTGAACGCAGCCATCCTCATTGTGGCCGCTGCTGTCTTCCACCGTGGCGGACACCCGGAGGTCGCGGAGATTGGCGACGCCTACAAGCTGTTGACGCCGATGCTGGGCGTCGCCGGAGCGAGCACCATCTTCGCGATCGCCCTGCTGGCGTCCGGGCAAAACTCGACCATCACCGGCACCCTCACCGGACAGCTCATCATGGAAGGCTTCCTCAAAATGAGCCTTCCAGGATGGCAGAGGCGTCTCATCACGCGGTCGCTGGCCATCGTCCCCGCTGTCGCCGTAACGTACCTCTATGGCGAGCAGGGGACGACCAACCTGCTGCTGCTCAGCCAGGTCGTCCTGAGCATGCAGCTCAGCTTCGCGGTCTTCCCGCTGGTGATCTTTACCAGCGACCACCGCAGGATGGGCCAGTTCGTTAACGGAACATGGCTCAAGTGGGTGAGTTACGCCGTGGCCACGCTGATTGCGGTGCTGAATCTCTGGCTTCTCATCCAGACGTTCACTGGTCGATAG
- a CDS encoding phage tail protein, whose product MADPYLGEIRQVGFSFAPRYWAQCNGQLLPIQQNQALFSLLGTQFGGDGIRTFGLPDLRGRSPIGQGNGVVMGEAQGAEKVTMTVAQMPLHTHLVSASTTAGTAGDPTGQVWAPVSDSSGNPNPGFTETAPNVTMDPAALSPAGGSQPIPILQPYNVVNYIIALSGIFPSRS is encoded by the coding sequence ATGGCAGATCCGTATCTCGGCGAAATCCGGCAAGTCGGCTTCTCCTTCGCGCCCCGCTACTGGGCACAGTGCAATGGGCAGTTATTACCGATCCAGCAGAATCAAGCGCTCTTTTCGCTCCTTGGGACCCAGTTCGGCGGAGACGGCATCCGAACCTTCGGTCTCCCCGATCTTCGCGGACGCAGCCCGATCGGGCAGGGAAATGGAGTTGTGATGGGAGAGGCACAGGGCGCGGAAAAAGTGACCATGACTGTGGCCCAGATGCCTCTGCACACGCATCTGGTCTCTGCCAGCACGACGGCCGGGACCGCCGGAGACCCGACGGGTCAGGTCTGGGCTCCGGTCTCGGATTCATCCGGCAATCCGAATCCGGGGTTTACGGAAACCGCGCCCAATGTGACGATGGATCCTGCGGCGCTCTCCCCGGCGGGCGGGAGTCAACCTATCCCCATCCTGCAGCCCTATAACGTCGTCAACTACATCATTGCCCTGTCCGGCATCTTTCCATCCCGCAGTTAG
- a CDS encoding glycoside hydrolase family 38 C-terminal domain-containing protein has protein sequence MYRRHSTNRSSRSQTLALAAVALCLPLTLQSQTTKAPDITRVPTLYVVPYAHLDTQWRWEMPQTISEYLLKTMRVNFDYIDRYPHYVFNWTGSNRYRLMKEYFPDDYARMTKYVAAGRWFPAGSSVEEGDVNLPGAEGIFRQILYGNEYYRKDFGKASNEYMLPDCFGFPASLPAILAHAGVKGFSTQKLNATWQPAPIVGGPNSPEQTPEGIPFNVGVWIGPDGSRVMAALNPGSYNTNTYVDLSKENGPIDLPKLSIEELRTRSATITDPAQKVALFARNPEPNWVKRIDLDGRVTGIYADYHYVGVGDMGGATQESTVKLLEAIATKSETVLPSPPLVRGADVTLTAKPGPPVRVGLGPVHVIEANADQMFNDITPEMSTRLPTYQGDLELINHSAGSLTSQAYHKRWVIKNEMLADAAEKASVAAEWMGGPTYPRQRLNDAWTLALGGHFHDTAAGTATPATYEFAWNDDVIVANQFAGVLTSATETIASGMDTRGVGVPLVISNALNVDREDLVEAKVNFSGATPKAVQVRSPSGELSPAQITDGKVLFSAKAPSVGYVVYDVVPASMPLQSKLKITSNTLENDRYKVMVNAAGDVSSIYDKSLSKELLAAPIRMAFSKDTPKQYPAWNMDYDQEQAAPRNYVAGNASIRIKENGPVRVSLEITRAAEGSKFVQTVSLATGDAGNRVEFSNSIDWRSKDANLKVIFPLTASNPNATYNEDIGTIERPNATPRQFEVFSHRWIDLTDKSGSFGATILTDYKNGSDKPTDNTIRLTLLRTPGMLPVNPGSYTDQANQDWGHHEITFGIMGHAAGWREAQADWQAYRLNDPLRAFATTKHEGAMGKSLSLLKLNTSRVRVLAFKKAEQSDEIILRMVELDGKPAADVRATFAASVAAAREVNAQEQPIGSAHVRDGALVTSFTAYQPRTFAVRLVASASRAGSITSQPVALKYDLATSTNDDAKTPDGGMDGKGNAFPAEMLPAQIQMGGIAFDLANAATGSMNAVAARGQTIQLPKGKFNRVYLLAASSAGDQTAEFRVDAKSLKLNIQDWGGFIGQWDTRLWKDNDPHREWAISAHTPTWPTADLTQRELRVPSPKYPQDYLGLRAGYIKPANVAWYASHFHTPQGLNQPYRFSYLFAYAIDLPENAHTLTLPNDSRIKIFALSVANETAPLAPAQPLFDTLNRTTMPTTVEQASR, from the coding sequence ATGTATCGCAGGCATTCCACAAATCGCTCGTCCCGCAGCCAGACCCTCGCTCTCGCCGCAGTCGCCCTTTGCTTACCGCTGACGCTCCAGTCGCAAACCACCAAGGCTCCCGACATCACCAGGGTGCCAACGCTCTACGTCGTCCCTTACGCGCACCTCGACACCCAGTGGCGCTGGGAGATGCCCCAGACCATCAGCGAGTATCTGCTGAAGACCATGCGAGTCAACTTCGACTACATCGACCGCTACCCGCACTACGTCTTCAACTGGACTGGCTCCAATCGTTATCGGCTCATGAAGGAGTACTTCCCCGACGACTACGCACGCATGACCAAATACGTCGCTGCGGGCCGCTGGTTTCCAGCCGGATCGTCCGTGGAAGAGGGTGACGTCAACCTGCCCGGCGCCGAAGGAATCTTCCGCCAGATCCTCTACGGCAACGAGTACTACCGCAAGGACTTCGGCAAAGCGAGCAACGAATACATGCTCCCCGACTGCTTCGGCTTTCCAGCCTCTCTGCCCGCCATTCTCGCGCACGCCGGCGTCAAAGGCTTCTCCACCCAGAAGCTCAACGCGACCTGGCAGCCCGCACCCATCGTGGGTGGCCCCAACTCGCCCGAGCAAACTCCCGAGGGCATCCCCTTCAATGTCGGCGTCTGGATCGGCCCCGACGGCAGCCGCGTCATGGCCGCACTCAACCCCGGCAGCTACAACACCAATACCTACGTCGATCTCAGCAAGGAAAACGGTCCGATCGATCTGCCGAAGCTCTCCATCGAAGAGCTCCGCACCCGCTCCGCCACCATCACCGATCCCGCACAAAAAGTCGCACTCTTCGCCCGCAATCCGGAGCCCAACTGGGTCAAACGCATCGACCTCGACGGCCGCGTCACCGGCATCTACGCCGACTACCACTACGTCGGCGTAGGAGACATGGGCGGCGCCACGCAGGAGAGCACAGTCAAGCTCCTCGAAGCGATCGCGACCAAGAGCGAGACGGTTCTACCCTCACCGCCGCTCGTTCGCGGTGCCGACGTTACGCTCACAGCGAAGCCTGGACCGCCCGTTCGCGTTGGCCTCGGTCCCGTACACGTCATCGAGGCCAACGCCGACCAGATGTTCAACGACATCACGCCGGAGATGTCCACGCGCCTCCCCACCTATCAGGGTGACCTCGAGCTCATCAACCACTCCGCCGGATCCCTCACCTCGCAGGCCTATCACAAGCGTTGGGTCATCAAGAACGAGATGCTCGCCGACGCCGCCGAGAAAGCATCCGTCGCAGCCGAGTGGATGGGCGGTCCAACCTATCCACGGCAGCGCCTCAACGATGCCTGGACCCTCGCGCTAGGTGGCCATTTTCACGATACCGCCGCAGGAACTGCAACACCCGCGACCTATGAGTTCGCCTGGAACGACGATGTCATCGTCGCGAATCAGTTTGCAGGAGTGCTCACCAGCGCAACCGAAACCATCGCCTCCGGCATGGATACACGCGGCGTTGGAGTTCCACTCGTCATCTCGAACGCTCTCAACGTCGATCGCGAAGACCTGGTGGAGGCTAAGGTCAACTTCAGCGGCGCGACTCCGAAGGCCGTTCAAGTGAGGAGCCCCAGCGGCGAACTCTCCCCCGCGCAGATCACGGATGGCAAGGTGCTCTTCTCGGCCAAGGCACCTTCCGTAGGCTACGTGGTCTACGACGTCGTCCCGGCAAGCATGCCGTTGCAGTCGAAGCTGAAGATCACGTCCAACACGCTGGAGAATGACCGATACAAGGTCATGGTCAATGCGGCGGGTGACGTCTCCAGCATCTACGACAAGAGCCTGAGCAAAGAGCTGCTCGCAGCGCCCATCCGCATGGCCTTCTCCAAAGACACGCCCAAACAGTATCCAGCCTGGAACATGGATTACGACCAGGAGCAGGCCGCACCACGCAACTACGTCGCAGGCAACGCATCCATTCGCATCAAAGAGAATGGCCCCGTGCGCGTATCGCTCGAAATCACACGCGCAGCCGAGGGATCGAAGTTTGTACAAACCGTCAGCCTTGCAACCGGCGACGCCGGCAACCGTGTCGAGTTCTCGAACTCCATCGACTGGCGCAGCAAGGACGCAAACCTTAAGGTTATCTTTCCCCTCACCGCGTCCAACCCCAACGCCACCTACAACGAAGACATCGGCACCATCGAGCGTCCCAACGCAACACCACGCCAGTTCGAGGTCTTCTCGCATCGTTGGATCGATCTCACCGACAAGAGCGGCAGCTTCGGCGCAACCATCCTGACCGACTACAAGAACGGCTCCGACAAGCCCACGGACAACACCATCCGTCTTACCCTGCTGCGTACCCCGGGCATGCTTCCCGTCAATCCCGGCAGCTACACCGATCAGGCCAACCAGGACTGGGGACACCACGAGATCACCTTCGGCATCATGGGACACGCCGCAGGCTGGCGCGAAGCCCAGGCCGACTGGCAAGCCTATCGCCTCAACGATCCATTGCGCGCCTTCGCCACGACAAAGCACGAAGGAGCCATGGGCAAGAGCCTCTCTCTGCTCAAGCTGAACACCTCCAGGGTGCGCGTGCTCGCCTTCAAGAAGGCAGAGCAGAGCGATGAAATCATTCTTCGGATGGTGGAGTTGGACGGCAAACCCGCAGCCGATGTCCGCGCAACCTTCGCCGCTTCGGTCGCCGCGGCCCGAGAGGTTAATGCACAGGAGCAGCCCATCGGATCGGCACACGTACGCGACGGCGCTCTCGTCACCTCGTTCACGGCTTATCAGCCTCGGACGTTTGCAGTCCGCCTCGTCGCCTCAGCCAGCAGGGCGGGCTCGATCACATCGCAGCCTGTCGCCCTCAAGTACGACCTCGCGACCTCCACCAACGATGATGCGAAGACGCCCGACGGAGGCATGGACGGAAAGGGCAACGCCTTCCCCGCAGAAATGCTACCTGCGCAGATACAAATGGGAGGCATCGCCTTCGACCTCGCCAACGCAGCCACGGGAAGCATGAACGCGGTCGCCGCGCGGGGCCAGACAATCCAGCTCCCCAAGGGCAAGTTCAACCGCGTTTATCTGCTCGCGGCCTCAAGCGCAGGCGATCAAACGGCCGAGTTCCGCGTCGATGCGAAGTCCCTGAAACTCAACATCCAGGATTGGGGCGGCTTCATCGGACAATGGGACACGCGCCTATGGAAGGACAACGATCCCCACCGCGAGTGGGCCATCTCCGCCCACACGCCAACGTGGCCGACCGCAGACCTCACGCAGCGCGAACTCCGCGTGCCAAGCCCCAAATATCCCCAGGACTATCTTGGTCTGCGCGCCGGCTACATCAAGCCCGCGAACGTAGCCTGGTATGCCTCGCACTTCCATACGCCGCAAGGACTCAATCAGCCCTATCGGTTCTCCTACCTGTTCGCGTACGCCATCGATCTCCCTGAGAACGCCCACACCTTGACGTTGCCGAACGATAGCAGGATCAAGATATTTGCCCTATCCGTAGCGAACGAGACAGCGCCGCTTGCGCCGGCACAGCCCCTCTTCGATACCCTCAACCGCACCACCATGCCCACAACGGTGGAGCAGGCAAGCCGATAA
- a CDS encoding metal-dependent transcriptional regulator — MSEEITISKEDYLKAILEADSEGHTVIPALLAHWLEVSPPAVTKAVKRLKQDGYIDAKANGSLRLTTKGKETAYRTALRHHLIERMLSEIFGMEWHQIHTEAERLEHAVSPAFEAKLIEKLGDRGTCPHGNGVLPETPAQRRKRGTLALTDAVEQTHYTVASLYERDPKLLEFLHKLGIGPGAAIRVLEKNYDDTWRVQTPAGPATIGRSAAERVWVKPQ, encoded by the coding sequence ATGTCAGAAGAGATCACGATCTCCAAGGAAGACTATCTCAAGGCCATCCTCGAGGCCGATAGCGAAGGGCACACCGTGATCCCGGCGCTGCTCGCCCACTGGCTCGAGGTCTCTCCTCCGGCTGTCACCAAGGCAGTCAAGCGACTGAAGCAGGATGGATACATCGACGCCAAGGCCAACGGCAGCCTGCGCCTCACCACGAAAGGCAAAGAGACGGCCTATCGCACCGCGCTGCGCCATCACCTCATCGAGCGGATGCTGTCGGAGATCTTCGGGATGGAGTGGCATCAGATCCATACCGAGGCCGAGCGCCTGGAACACGCCGTCTCGCCTGCATTTGAGGCCAAACTGATCGAAAAACTGGGCGATCGCGGCACCTGTCCCCACGGAAATGGCGTGCTTCCTGAAACGCCCGCACAACGTCGCAAACGCGGCACCCTCGCCCTGACCGATGCCGTCGAACAGACTCACTACACCGTCGCAAGCCTCTACGAACGCGACCCCAAACTCCTTGAGTTCCTGCACAAGCTGGGCATCGGGCCGGGCGCCGCGATCCGCGTCCTCGAAAAGAACTATGACGATACCTGGCGGGTCCAGACCCCTGCCGGCCCCGCCACCATCGGGCGTTCCGCAGCGGAACGCGTCTGGGTGAAGCCACAATAA
- a CDS encoding phage tail protein: protein MAEPFIGEIRQVGFNFSAVGWLPCNGQLLPISENEALYTLLGTTYGGDGVQTFGLPNLQGRIPVHQGQLTGGSNYVMGQMAGVEAVTINTNQLANHTHAIQASNALGTVNVPTTKSTWAQVTADGSTGNPSYAASPGNAILSPTTVSTAGASMPLSILQPYVVVNFMIATVGIYPTQS, encoded by the coding sequence ATGGCTGAACCTTTTATTGGCGAAATACGGCAGGTAGGATTCAATTTCAGTGCGGTGGGCTGGCTCCCCTGTAATGGCCAGCTTTTGCCGATCTCGGAGAATGAAGCGCTCTACACCCTGCTTGGCACCACCTATGGTGGGGACGGAGTGCAGACGTTTGGCTTACCCAATCTGCAGGGCCGTATTCCCGTTCACCAAGGGCAACTTACTGGTGGAAGCAACTACGTCATGGGGCAGATGGCAGGGGTGGAAGCGGTGACGATCAACACGAACCAGTTGGCCAACCACACCCATGCTATCCAGGCCAGCAATGCCCTTGGAACGGTGAACGTGCCGACGACCAAGTCCACATGGGCGCAGGTGACTGCCGACGGAAGCACCGGGAATCCGTCGTACGCGGCCTCTCCTGGAAATGCGATCCTCAGCCCGACGACGGTCTCCACCGCGGGAGCGAGCATGCCGTTGAGCATTCTTCAGCCCTACGTCGTTGTGAACTTCATGATCGCCACCGTGGGCATCTATCCGACCCAGAGCTAG
- a CDS encoding voltage-gated chloride channel family protein, which translates to MPETRTRRSLPEQLLLLIDLGRWIPIAALVGILAGSASALLLVSLNYATAMREQHVWLILLLAPAGWVMAQMYRRFGASVEAGNNLVLEQTHNPTAVIPVRMTPLILIGTFITHLFGGSAGREGTAIQTGASLADQLSRPLGLAPHERRILLMAGISAGFASVFGTPLAGAVFGIEVLAIGTLSYDAIAPCFMAAFVGDLVTRAWHVQHKIYRVSETPAMSITGVGYSMIAGAAFGLAGMGFARLTHAIARTAKKHIPNPTLRPVVGGFIVTTAVFAIGTTYTLKYLGLGIPTIVASFNSKLPVYDFAAKGLFTAITLGTGFKGGEVTPLFYIGSTLGNALSHIIPLPSSLLAAMGFVAVFAGAANTPIASTLMAVELFGAEAGAYAGIACVLSYLFSGHTGIYNAQRVGRTKHQSNASEEGLTLGDVAKMREELETALVLERASSLKTD; encoded by the coding sequence TTGCCCGAAACACGTACGCGTAGATCACTGCCCGAACAACTTCTGCTGCTGATCGATCTTGGCCGCTGGATACCCATTGCCGCCCTCGTGGGTATCCTTGCCGGATCGGCTTCGGCACTCTTGCTGGTCTCGCTGAACTACGCGACCGCGATGCGCGAACAGCATGTTTGGCTGATTCTTCTGCTTGCACCTGCCGGTTGGGTCATGGCCCAGATGTATCGGCGCTTCGGCGCTTCGGTCGAGGCAGGCAATAACCTCGTTCTTGAACAGACACACAATCCCACGGCCGTCATCCCCGTTCGCATGACGCCGCTGATTCTCATCGGCACCTTCATCACCCACCTCTTCGGCGGGTCCGCCGGGCGCGAAGGCACAGCGATCCAGACCGGAGCCTCGCTGGCCGATCAGCTCTCACGGCCACTCGGCCTCGCCCCGCATGAACGCCGTATCCTGCTGATGGCCGGCATCAGCGCCGGCTTCGCCTCGGTCTTCGGTACGCCGCTCGCCGGTGCCGTCTTCGGGATCGAAGTCCTGGCGATCGGAACGCTCAGCTACGACGCCATTGCCCCCTGCTTCATGGCCGCCTTCGTCGGCGATCTCGTAACCCGGGCCTGGCATGTGCAGCATAAGATCTACCGCGTCTCCGAGACGCCCGCGATGAGCATCACCGGTGTCGGTTACTCGATGATCGCTGGAGCCGCCTTCGGCCTGGCCGGGATGGGCTTCGCCAGGCTGACCCATGCGATCGCGCGCACAGCGAAAAAGCACATCCCCAACCCAACCCTGCGCCCCGTTGTCGGCGGATTCATCGTCACCACGGCAGTCTTCGCCATTGGCACGACCTATACGCTCAAGTATCTCGGGCTCGGCATTCCGACGATCGTCGCCTCCTTCAACTCCAAACTGCCGGTCTACGACTTCGCCGCCAAAGGCCTGTTTACCGCCATCACGCTCGGCACCGGCTTCAAAGGTGGAGAGGTAACGCCACTCTTCTACATCGGTTCCACGCTGGGCAACGCTCTCTCGCACATTATCCCGCTTCCCTCTTCGCTGTTGGCCGCGATGGGCTTCGTCGCGGTCTTTGCAGGAGCGGCCAATACCCCCATCGCCTCCACCTTGATGGCCGTCGAATTGTTCGGTGCCGAGGCCGGAGCCTACGCAGGCATCGCCTGCGTCCTCAGCTATCTCTTTTCCGGTCATACCGGCATCTACAACGCGCAGCGGGTAGGCAGGACGAAGCACCAAAGCAACGCCTCCGAGGAAGGACTCACCCTGGGCGATGTCGCCAAGATGCGCGAAGAACTGGAGACAGCCCTTGTTCTCGAACGCGCCTCTTCCCTGAAGACCGACTAA
- a CDS encoding phage tail protein codes for MSDQYLGEIRPAGFNFAPYGWALCAGQLVSIQQYSALFSLLGTQFGGNGTTNFALPNLQGSVLVGQGTLPSGNTYEMGESAGVAQVTLTQSEMPIHTHAPAANSGGGANTSPANSIWALESDSTGNACAAYAPPPPNVQLPVTLVQPNGGSQPLSVTQPTLVVNYIIALQGIFPQRP; via the coding sequence ATGTCAGATCAGTACTTAGGAGAAATTCGACCTGCCGGCTTCAATTTCGCCCCGTATGGCTGGGCGCTGTGTGCAGGACAGCTTGTGTCCATCCAGCAGTACTCGGCGCTGTTCTCTCTGCTGGGCACACAGTTCGGCGGGAATGGTACCACGAACTTTGCGCTGCCCAATCTGCAGGGCTCAGTGCTTGTGGGGCAGGGTACGCTTCCATCCGGGAACACCTATGAGATGGGGGAATCCGCAGGGGTGGCGCAGGTCACGCTGACCCAGAGCGAGATGCCCATCCATACCCATGCTCCCGCAGCCAACTCAGGCGGTGGTGCAAACACCTCTCCCGCGAATTCGATCTGGGCTCTTGAGAGCGATTCCACGGGAAACGCCTGCGCTGCCTATGCTCCTCCGCCACCGAACGTGCAACTGCCGGTTACGCTGGTGCAGCCAAATGGGGGCAGCCAACCGCTCAGCGTGACACAGCCAACCCTCGTAGTGAACTACATCATCGCCCTGCAAGGCATCTTCCCGCAGCGCCCCTAA